One stretch of Ipomoea triloba cultivar NCNSP0323 chromosome 8, ASM357664v1 DNA includes these proteins:
- the LOC116027307 gene encoding scarecrow-like protein 6, translated as MIGMQYNSNSLQGKSVLEVSRFGSAISPSLVPSDAAKLKKNGGFSSSEPVSVLDTRSPSPSTSTSAMEANPNPVGRKEKSLGELHPAPEWSEGPEKFDLGMEDWEGLLPESGGSDQFLLRWISGDVEDPSLSLKQLLQGGNPSEIHCNVGFGASDSDNYNGNSQGPNVNFPLAILGSGVSVQELQNEQKLQNFNSPVLTELQNVVTIPNVFSSELYGIQQEQPPLKRQNLGGVSSSGFRVSEGGVFVNPSNGLLVRKQVELGQLEQAQIGCDRPPDILCVHRGEQAPLLVPKREAGFGNDGLQEQQAVYDHVFKAAEVILTGDFLHAEMILARLNHQLSPGVKPLTRAAFYFKEALHLPLTMPISATSLPPRIPTPVDGVFKMGAYKVFSEVSPLIQFMNFTSNQAILEAVDGAECIHIFDFDIAFGAQWSSFMQELPRRNRRAPSLKITAFASPSTHHPIEINLMHENLTQFANEVGVKFELEVVNFDSFDPSSYPVSSFRSSESEVIAVNFPLWSISSYRATLPLLLHYIKQLSPKVVVSLDRGYERTELPFPHHLLNALQYFEALFKSIDAGSVTPEASNKIERFLFQPSIESIVFGHLRFPDQMPPWRNLFASAGFLPQPFSNFAETQAECVVKRTETRGFHVQKHHASLALCWQNRELLSATAWRC; from the exons ATGATAGGAATGCAGTATAATAGCAATAGCTTGCAGGGGAAAAGTGTTCTTGAAGTTTCTCGGTTTGGGTCTGCAATTTCTCCCTCCTTGGTGCCCTCAGATGCGGCCAAGCTCAAGAAAAATGGCGGCTTTAGCAGCAGTGAACCGGTTTCTGTTCTTGATACAAGGAGCCCTAGCCCCTCCACTTCCACCTCGGCTATGGAGGCTAATCCTAATCCAGTCGGCCGGAAAGAAAAGAGCTTGGGAGAGCTTCACCCTGCGCCGGAGTGGAGTGAGGGGCCGGAAAAATTTGATCTTGGAATGGAAGATTGGGAGGGTTTGTTGCCGGAATCCGGCGGGTCGGACCAGTTTCTTCTCCGGTGGATCTCCGGCGACGTGGAGGACCCATCTTTAAGCTTGAAGCAGTTGCTGCAAGGAGGGAACCCTAGTGAGATCCATTGCAATGTGGGGTTTGGGGCTTCTGATTCTG ATAACTACAATGGTAACTCTCAAGGCCCAAATGTTAATTTCCCACTGGCAATTTTAGGGTCTGGTGTGAGTGTTCAAGAATTGCAAAATGAACAAAAGCTCCAAAATTTCAATTCCCCAGTATTGACTGAGCTTCAGAATGTTGTGACAATACCTAATGTGTTTAGCTCTGAACTGTATGGGATTCAGCAAGAGCAGCCCCCGTTAAAGCGGCAGAATTTGGGTGGTGTTTCGAGCTCGGGTTTTAGGGTTTCAGAAGGAGGTGTGTTTGTGAATCCGAGTAATGGGTTGTTGGTTAGGAAACAGGTGGAGTTAGGGCAATTGGAGCAGGCACAGATTGGGTGTGATCGGCCACCGGATATATTGTGTGTTCATCGGGGGGAGCAGGCGCCTTTGCTGGTGCCCAAGCGAGAGGCGGGGTTTGGGAATGATGGCCTGCAGGAACAGCAGGCTGTGTATGATCATGTTTTTAAGGCGGCAGAGGTAATTCTGACCGGGGATTTCTTACACGCTGAAATGATATTGGCGCGGCTCAATCACCAGCTCTCTCCCGGGGTTAAACCCTTGACGAGGGCTGCTTTTTACTTCAAAGAGGCTCTGCATTTGCCTCTTACTATGCCCATCTCGGCTACCTCTCTGCCCCCGAGAATTCCTACCCCGGTTGATGGCGTGTTCAAGATGGGTGCTTATAAGGTCTTTTCGGAGGTCTCACCGCTTATCCAATTCATGAATTTCACCTCCAATCAGGCAATTCTCGAGGCCGTTGATGGTGCAGAGTGCATTCACATCTTTGACTTCGATATTGCCTTTGGTGCCCAATGGTCATCTTTCATGCAAGAGCTTCCTAGGAGGAATAGAAGAGCGCCTTCGCTGAAAATAACCGCCTTCGCTTCTCCTTCGACCCACCATCCCATTGAAATCAACCTTATGCACGAGAATTTGACCCAATTTGCTAATGAAGTCGGTGTTAAATTCGAACTTGAAGTGGTGAACTTCGATTCTTTCGATCCGAGTTCTTATCCGGTATCTTCTTTCCGATCGTCCGAGAGTGAGGTGATTGCTGTGAATTTCCCGCTATGGTCCATTTCAAGCTACCGAGCAACGCTCCCTTTGCTGCTGCATTATATAAAGCAGCTTTCGCCCAAAGTCGTGGTTTCTCTCGACCGTGGATATGAACGAACCGAGCTCCCGTTCCCACACCACCTCCTCAACGCCCTTCAGTACTTCGAGGCTCTTTTCAAGAGCATCGATGCTGGTAGCGTGACACCCGAAGCATCAAACAAGATCGAAAGGTTCCTCTTCCAGCCTAGCATCGAGAGCATTGTGTTTGGACACCTCCGTTTCCCCGACCAAATGCCTCCGTGGAGAAACCTCTTTGCATCTGCCGGGTTCCTACCACAGCCATTTAGTAACTTCGCTGAAACCCAAGCCGAATGTGTCGTGAAAAGAACCGAAACTCGGGGATTCCACGTGCAGAAGCACCACGCATCTCTCGCCCTATGCTGGCAAAATCGGGAGCTACTCTCGGCTACGGCTTGGAGGTGCTGA